A region of the Bacteroidota bacterium genome:
AAACTTGACCATCCCTGTATCATCCCTTGGTTAATCAACTTCTTGGCTGGTTCGTTTACGGGCACAAAACCCATATCATATAAAAATTTTGTCCAGAAACGAACATATAATAAATGGCCTGTGGCATGTTCGCTACCACCTATATATAAATCTACTTGTTGCCAATATTTCATAGATTCTTTGCTTGCAAATTCACCAGTATTATGCGGATCCATATAACGGAACATATACCAACTGCTGCCTGCCCAACCTGGCATAGTGGTGGTTTCGTACTGCCACCCCGCAGCCCTTGCCAATGGTGGTTCACCACTTTCTGTAGGCAAATACTTATCTACTTCAGGTAGTATTAAAGGCAATTCTTTTTCGTCCAATACATAAGGAATTCCGTCTTTATAATATATAGGAATAGGTTCGCCCCAATAACGTTGTCTGCCGAAAATAGCATCACGCAAACGATAATTTATTTTGCCTTTTCCAAGTCCGCGTTTTTCAATTTCTTCTATTGCTTTTATAATAGAATCTTTTACATCGAAGCCATTTAAAAAATCAGAGTTTATACATTTCCCTAATTTCGCATCATACGATTCTTTTATAATATCATGACCTTCGGGAGCCGTAATTACTTGTATAATATCCAAACCAAAATGTGTGGCAAATGCATGGTCACGACTATCATGAGCGGGCACACCCATTACCGCACCAGTGCCGTATCCAGCCAATACATAATCGCCAATCCAGATAGGAATTTGTTTGCCTGTAAATGGGTGTATAATATAGGAACCTGTAAATTGTCCTGTTATATTTTTTACTTCTGCCTGGCGTTCGCGTTCACTTCTATTTTTTGCATAATATATATATTCTTTTACGGCATCTTTATGCTCATCAGTTGCTAATTTCTCGGCCCAATCATGTTCAGGGGCAAGAGTTAAAAAGCTAACGCCAAAAACTGTGTCAGGTCGTGTAGTAAAAACTTCTATATGTTTTTCATCTTCACCGTCGATTGCTGTTTCTAATTCAAATTTGAGTGAACTACCCTTCGATTTTCCAATCCAATTTGTCTGCGAATCTTTTAAAGGTTCAGGCCAGTCCAATTGTTGCAAATCATTTAATAATCTTTCCGCATACGCACTGATTCGCATGCTCCATTGCATCATCAATTTGCGTTCAACGGGATGACCACCACGCTCGCTCACACCATCTTTCACTTCATCATTAGCCAATACAGTTCCCAATGAAGGACACCAGTTTACATAAGTTTCGCTGAGGTATGCATTTCTATATAGCATCAAAATTTCCTGCTGA
Encoded here:
- a CDS encoding class I tRNA ligase family protein; protein product: MSEYNFKKIEEDWQQYWRENSMYKVNEDTTKPKYFVLDMFPYPSGAGLHVGHPLGYIASDIYARYKRLKGFNVLHPMGYDSFGLPAEQYAIQTGQHPAITTETNINRYREQLDKIGFSFDWSREVRTSDPKFYKWTQWIFIQLFNSWYNTETDKSEPIETLIAKFEKGEIPAPPDGFPKQSTDTWNNLGEKVQQEILMLYRNAYLSETYVNWCPSLGTVLANDEVKDGVSERGGHPVERKLMMQWSMRISAYAERLLNDLQQLDWPEPLKDSQTNWIGKSKGSSLKFELETAIDGEDEKHIEVFTTRPDTVFGVSFLTLAPEHDWAEKLATDEHKDAVKEYIYYAKNRSERERQAEVKNITGQFTGSYIIHPFTGKQIPIWIGDYVLAGYGTGAVMGVPAHDSRDHAFATHFGLDIIQVITAPEGHDIIKESYDAKLGKCINSDFLNGFDVKDSIIKAIEEIEKRGLGKGKINYRLRDAIFGRQRYWGEPIPIYYKDGIPYVLDEKELPLILPEVDKYLPTESGEPPLARAAGWQYETTTMPGWAGSSWYMFRYMDPHNTGEFASKESMKYWQQVDLYIGGSEHATGHLLYVRFWTKFLYDMGFVPVNEPAKKLINQGMIQGWSS